The Myxococcus stipitatus genome has a segment encoding these proteins:
- a CDS encoding phosphotransferase family protein → MATHAPKPPSRPQDASGAVRSGEELDVASIDAWLKQQVPTLEGLPTVTQYSGGASNWTYRLKYPKRDLILRRPPAGTKAKSAHDMAREYRVQKALKPAYPRVPEMVALCQDAAVIGSDFYVMERIDGLIPRANMPKGMNLDRADTRKLCVNVIDKLLELHAVDPTKVGLASLGKGPGYPRRQVEGWSDRYEKARTWNVPSFHYVRDWLKEHIPNDLATCVIHNDWRFDNVVLDPEDPTQVIGVLDWEMATLGDPLMDLGSALAYWVQADDDFFFRATRRQPTHVPGMLTRQEVVDYYLERSGLEPDDWTFYEVFGIFRLAGIIQQIYYRYHHKQTRNPAFRNFWSLVTYFDWRCRRIIRKGRR, encoded by the coding sequence ATGGCCACCCACGCCCCCAAGCCGCCGTCCCGTCCCCAGGATGCCTCGGGCGCCGTCCGCTCCGGCGAGGAGCTGGACGTCGCCTCCATCGACGCCTGGCTGAAGCAGCAGGTCCCCACGCTCGAGGGCCTGCCCACCGTGACGCAGTACTCGGGCGGCGCGTCCAACTGGACCTACCGCCTCAAGTACCCCAAGCGCGACCTCATCCTGCGCCGGCCCCCCGCCGGCACGAAGGCGAAGTCCGCCCACGACATGGCGCGTGAGTACCGCGTGCAGAAGGCGCTCAAGCCCGCCTACCCGCGCGTGCCGGAGATGGTGGCGCTGTGCCAGGACGCGGCCGTCATCGGCAGCGACTTCTACGTCATGGAGCGCATCGACGGCCTCATCCCCCGCGCCAACATGCCCAAGGGGATGAACCTGGACCGCGCCGACACGCGCAAGCTGTGCGTCAACGTCATCGACAAGCTCCTGGAGCTGCACGCGGTGGACCCCACGAAGGTGGGGCTCGCATCGCTGGGCAAGGGCCCCGGCTACCCGCGCCGGCAGGTGGAGGGCTGGTCGGACCGCTACGAGAAGGCCCGCACCTGGAACGTCCCCAGCTTCCACTACGTGCGCGACTGGCTGAAGGAGCACATTCCGAACGACCTCGCCACGTGCGTCATCCACAACGACTGGCGCTTCGACAACGTCGTGCTGGACCCGGAGGACCCCACCCAGGTCATCGGCGTGCTCGACTGGGAGATGGCCACGCTCGGCGACCCGCTCATGGACCTGGGCAGCGCCCTGGCCTACTGGGTCCAGGCCGACGACGACTTCTTCTTCCGCGCCACCCGCCGCCAGCCCACGCACGTCCCCGGCATGCTGACCCGCCAGGAGGTCGTGGACTACTACCTCGAGCGCTCCGGCCTGGAGCCCGACGACTGGACCTTCTACGAGGTCTTCGGAATCTTCCGGCTCGCCGGCATCATCCAGCAGATCTACTACCGCTATCACCACAAGCAGACGCGCAATCCGGCGTTCAGGAACTTCTGGTCCCTGGTGACGTACTTCGACTGGCGTTGCCGGCGCATCATCCGCAAGGGGAGGCGCTGA
- a CDS encoding histidine phosphatase family protein, with product MGALYLVRHGQASFGAEDYDQLSERGFVQARVLGESLRARLPRVDAVITGTMLRHRQTAESCLAGLGLEVPHQRMAGFNEFDHNELVVKHVPRYASHAALVQDLASTTDPRRAFQELFTAAVARWVGGEHDDDYAESWPTFQARCVGALDLLVRELGASKTALVFTSGGTITAICQHLMHIPDEHAFRLNWTLANCGVTKVIYSERGRYLSSLNEHGHFEGAHRDLLTYR from the coding sequence ATGGGCGCGCTGTACCTCGTCCGCCACGGGCAGGCGTCCTTCGGCGCCGAGGACTACGACCAGCTCTCCGAGAGGGGCTTCGTCCAGGCCCGCGTGCTCGGGGAGTCGCTGCGCGCGCGGCTCCCCCGGGTCGACGCGGTCATCACGGGGACGATGCTGCGCCACCGGCAGACGGCGGAGTCCTGTCTGGCGGGGCTGGGCCTGGAGGTGCCCCACCAGCGCATGGCGGGCTTCAACGAGTTCGACCACAACGAGCTGGTCGTCAAGCACGTGCCCCGCTACGCGAGCCACGCGGCGCTGGTGCAGGACCTCGCCTCCACGACGGACCCGCGCCGCGCCTTCCAGGAGCTGTTCACCGCCGCCGTGGCGCGCTGGGTGGGGGGCGAACACGACGACGACTACGCGGAGTCCTGGCCCACGTTCCAGGCGCGGTGCGTGGGCGCGCTCGACCTGCTCGTGCGGGAGCTGGGCGCGTCGAAGACGGCGCTCGTCTTCACCTCCGGCGGAACCATCACCGCCATCTGCCAGCACCTGATGCACATCCCCGACGAGCACGCGTTCCGGCTCAACTGGACGCTGGCCAACTGCGGCGTCACCAAGGTCATCTACAGCGAGCGTGGGCGCTACCTGTCGTCGCTCAACGAGCACGGCCACTTCGAGGGCGCCCACCGCGACCTCCTGACCTATCGCTGA
- a CDS encoding acyl-CoA dehydrogenase family protein, translated as MDFEPSARSKDYLERVKRFMREHIEPNEGRYHQEVSESSRAGDWKTWPVSSVMEDLKAKARAQGLWNLFLPDEKLAPGLSTLEYAPIAEETGRSLMAPEVFNCNAPDTGNMEVLWKYGTDAQKERWLKPLLAGEIRSVFCMTEPGVASSDATNMEATAVVDGNEVVLNGSKWWTTGLGHPKARIAIFMARTPDTGADRHHQHSMVLVPLDSPGVSIKRMLPVFGEYDAPHGHGEVHFTDVRVPVSNIIGGPGMGFEIAQGRLGPGRIHHCMRCIGAAERALELMIDRGMNRTAFGKPLLNLGGNRERIAEARIAIDQARLLTLYAAWKMDEVGPLGAMTEISAIKVVAPSVLQRIVDDAIQLHGGAGVSNDTPLAGFFGQARTLRLADGPDEVHKGVIARIELGKRGFSKR; from the coding sequence GTGGACTTCGAGCCGAGCGCCAGAAGCAAGGACTACCTGGAGCGCGTGAAGCGCTTCATGCGCGAGCACATCGAGCCGAACGAGGGGCGCTACCACCAGGAGGTGTCCGAGAGCTCCCGCGCTGGCGACTGGAAGACGTGGCCGGTCTCCTCCGTGATGGAGGACCTCAAGGCCAAGGCCCGCGCCCAGGGGCTGTGGAACCTCTTCCTCCCCGACGAGAAGCTGGCCCCCGGCCTGTCGACGCTGGAGTACGCCCCCATCGCCGAGGAGACGGGGCGCAGCCTCATGGCCCCCGAGGTCTTCAACTGCAACGCCCCGGACACCGGCAACATGGAGGTGCTCTGGAAGTACGGCACCGACGCGCAGAAGGAGCGCTGGCTCAAGCCCCTGCTCGCCGGGGAGATCCGCTCCGTCTTCTGCATGACCGAGCCCGGCGTCGCCTCGTCCGACGCCACCAACATGGAGGCCACCGCCGTCGTCGACGGCAACGAGGTCGTCCTCAACGGCTCCAAGTGGTGGACCACCGGCCTGGGCCACCCCAAGGCCCGCATCGCCATCTTCATGGCGCGCACGCCCGACACCGGCGCGGACCGCCACCACCAGCACTCCATGGTGCTCGTGCCGCTGGACTCGCCGGGCGTGTCCATCAAGCGCATGCTCCCCGTCTTCGGTGAATACGACGCGCCCCACGGCCACGGCGAGGTCCACTTCACCGACGTGCGCGTGCCCGTGTCCAACATCATCGGCGGGCCGGGCATGGGCTTCGAGATCGCCCAGGGCCGCCTGGGCCCCGGCCGCATCCACCACTGCATGCGCTGCATCGGCGCGGCCGAGCGCGCGCTGGAGCTGATGATCGACCGCGGCATGAACCGCACCGCCTTCGGCAAGCCCCTCCTCAACCTGGGCGGCAACCGGGAGCGCATCGCGGAGGCCCGCATCGCCATCGACCAGGCCCGCCTGCTCACCCTCTACGCCGCGTGGAAGATGGACGAGGTCGGTCCCCTGGGCGCGATGACCGAAATCTCCGCCATCAAGGTCGTCGCCCCCAGCGTGCTCCAGCGCATCGTGGACGACGCCATCCAGCTGCACGGCGGCGCGGGCGTCTCCAACGACACGCCGCTGGCGGGCTTCTTCGGACAGGCGCGCACCCTGCGCCTGGCGGACGGGCCGGACGAGGTCCACAAGGGCGTCATCGCGCGCATCGAGCTGGGCAAGCGCGGCTTCTCCAAGAGGTGA
- a CDS encoding SDR family oxidoreductase, translating to MRKNILITGASSGLGEGMAREFAARGRNLALCARRTDRLETLRAELLSRHPGIQVSVRALDVNDHPRVFEVFDAFAQDLGGLDRIVINAGVGVGKRIGTGHFALNAQTAQTNFVAAVAQCEAAVGILRKQGHGHLVTISSMSAMRGLPRHLTVYAATKAGLATLTEGIRAELLGTPIRVTTLFPGYIHTELNAGAKHLPFAVDAATGSRALVKAIEKEPKSAYVPGWPWGVVGFLLRHLPLKVVARMS from the coding sequence ATGCGAAAGAACATCCTCATCACCGGCGCCAGCTCCGGCCTGGGCGAGGGCATGGCGCGCGAGTTCGCCGCCCGGGGGCGCAACCTCGCCCTGTGCGCCCGCCGCACCGACCGGCTGGAGACGCTGCGCGCCGAGCTGCTCTCCCGCCACCCCGGCATCCAGGTCTCCGTGCGCGCCCTGGACGTCAACGACCATCCGAGGGTGTTCGAGGTGTTCGACGCCTTCGCCCAGGACCTGGGGGGCCTGGACCGCATCGTCATCAACGCGGGCGTCGGCGTGGGCAAGCGCATCGGCACCGGGCACTTCGCGCTCAACGCCCAGACGGCCCAGACGAACTTCGTCGCGGCCGTCGCGCAGTGCGAGGCCGCCGTGGGAATCCTTCGCAAGCAGGGCCATGGCCACCTGGTGACCATCTCCTCCATGAGCGCCATGCGGGGCCTGCCCCGGCACCTCACCGTGTACGCGGCGACGAAGGCGGGGCTGGCCACGCTGACCGAGGGCATCCGCGCGGAGCTGCTCGGCACGCCCATCCGCGTCACCACCCTCTTCCCTGGCTACATCCACACGGAGCTGAACGCGGGCGCGAAGCACCTGCCGTTCGCCGTGGACGCGGCCACCGGCTCGCGCGCCCTGGTGAAGGCCATCGAGAAGGAGCCGAAGAGCGCCTACGTCCCCGGCTGGCCCTGGGGCGTCGTCGGCTTCCTCCTGCGCCACCTGCCGCTGAAGGTCGTCGCCCGGATGTCCTGA
- a CDS encoding LysR family transcriptional regulator, with translation MKPVHDSGPKPAPDLNLFRVFDVVYRERNLTRAAEVLFLSQSAVSHALARLREQLGSPLFVRRGRGVAPTPLADRLAPEIREALALLQQALHHTRVFDPHRDVGTFTVAMNDVLEPSVLSRLVLRFRERSPQARVSSVRLDRPRLERDLASGRLDLAVDVEQPTGAALRHAPLIQDGFCVVSRRRRKLDVAAYMAARHVTVSSRRTGLAVEDLVLSRLGYQREVMVRCQHYEAACRIVSDSDLLLTMPRRRAEEINAVLGNHLLPTPLALPPLELHVYWHRAVDGEPRSQWLRAELKALLEEGARR, from the coding sequence ATGAAGCCAGTTCATGATTCGGGGCCGAAGCCGGCGCCGGACCTCAACCTCTTCCGCGTGTTCGACGTCGTGTATCGGGAGCGCAACCTCACGCGCGCGGCGGAGGTGTTGTTCCTGAGCCAGTCGGCGGTGAGCCACGCGCTCGCGCGGCTGCGGGAGCAGCTGGGCTCTCCGCTGTTCGTGCGGCGGGGCAGGGGGGTGGCGCCCACGCCGCTGGCGGACCGGCTGGCACCGGAGATTCGCGAGGCGCTGGCGCTGCTCCAGCAGGCGCTGCACCACACGCGCGTGTTCGACCCGCATCGGGACGTGGGCACCTTCACGGTGGCGATGAACGACGTGCTGGAGCCGTCCGTGTTGTCCCGGCTGGTGCTGCGCTTCCGCGAGCGCAGCCCCCAGGCCCGCGTCAGCAGCGTCCGGTTGGACAGGCCCCGGCTGGAGCGGGACCTGGCGTCGGGAAGGCTGGACCTGGCCGTCGACGTGGAGCAGCCCACGGGGGCCGCGCTGCGCCACGCGCCGCTCATCCAGGATGGCTTCTGCGTGGTGAGCCGGCGCCGCAGGAAGCTGGACGTGGCCGCGTACATGGCCGCCCGGCACGTCACCGTCTCCTCGCGCCGCACGGGCCTGGCGGTGGAGGACCTGGTGCTCAGCCGCCTGGGGTACCAGCGCGAGGTGATGGTGCGCTGCCAGCACTACGAGGCCGCGTGCCGCATCGTCTCGGACTCGGACCTGTTGTTGACCATGCCCCGGCGCCGCGCGGAGGAGATCAACGCGGTCCTCGGCAACCACCTGCTGCCCACGCCCCTGGCCCTGCCGCCGTTGGAGCTGCATGTCTACTGGCACCGGGCGGTGGATGGAGAGCCGCGCAGCCAGTGGTTGAGGGCGGAGCTGAAGGCGCTGCTGGAGGAGGGGGCGCGGCGGTAG